The Thermasporomyces composti region GACTACCCGTTGATCGTCACGTCAGGCTTCCGCAGCCGCGCGTGCAACTCAGCGGTCGGCGGTGCAACGAATAGTCGACACCTCTACGGAGACGCCGCGGACTTGGTGTCCAACCACGTGTCGCTGTGCCGCATCGCCCAGGAGGCTCGGTACCACGGCTTCGGTGGGCTCTTCGGTCCCGGCTACCCGGGTCACAACGACCACGTCCACGCGGACGGACGCTCCGGCTTCGTCTGGGACGCGCCGAGCTGTGGCATCTGATCCCGGTGAGGTGAGCGGAACAAGCGAGAAGTCTCCACCGTCCCCGACCACCGGGTGGTCTGCTCGACCAGCCGCCCGACCTCCGGTGGTCGGGGCTTCTCGTGCGTCGGGGCCAGCGTCGGGGTGACCGCGGACGGCCCTTCCCGCCGGCCTTCCGACGGCCCGGAAGGAAGCCAGATGTTCCAGTCCGCAAGGGAGCCGTGCGAGGAGCGCCACGCCGAGGCGCACCCACCGGTGTCCACCGTGCGGGTGGTCCGAGTAGGGTCGGATCTTGGCGACAGGCCGACGTCGGTCCGGATCGTCGAGAAGGAAGGACGGACTTCGGAATGCAGGTGGGTCGGTGATCCGCATCCAAGGTGATGAGGAGAGCGGCTACCTCACCACGGTCGCCTGTGACGAGTGTGACACGCGTGTGGTGTTCCGCCCGCGTGACCACGGCTTGTGGATCGGCTCCGCTCGCCAAGTCCGCATCTACCTGACCGACCACGCCGGTTGGGTGTGGGACGAGAACTCCGGAGCCTTCTACTGCCCGGAGCACTTCCGCTGAGCGACGAGCCGACGCGGCCCCTCCACCAGCTCGGGAGCCCGCGACGCCGGGTGTCTCGAGGATGACGACCGTCCGGGGTGGTCGACCACCGGGGTGCTCCGTGGTCGACCACCCCCAGTGTTTGCCTCTGCACCGTTGACCGTCAGGCACACCGTTGACCGTCAGGCCGGCGGCCCCAGTGATCAGTCCCAGGGCGACGTGTCCGGCATCACGCCCCGTGTCCGGGACAGGTCACGACGGAGGGTCGGGTTGGGTGGCCGTGGGCCGGTACGTTTCCGGGGTATCGATTTCTCGGAAAGGATGCAGCGTGAACGCACTCGGAGGTCTCGGCAGCGGACTGGTCAACGGCCTGGCTGACCTCGCGCGGGTGTCCACCGCGGTGACCCGCTCGATCAGCGCGGAGAACCCCACGGGCGAGAAGGGCCGGGGTGGCGCGGCGACCGAAGGCACCGGGGCGCACGCCGCCCGTGACCTCGGACGAGGGTGGAAGGTCTCGCCCTCCATCCGGATCGAGGGCGGCACCACGGCGACCCTCGCCGAGATCCAGGGACCGGGCGCGATCCAGCACATCTGGCTCACCACGCACACCGTCAACTGGCGCCGCCTGGTGCTCCGCTTTTTCTGGGAGGACGACCCGCGACCCGCGGTCGAGGTGCCCGTCGGTGACTTCTTCGGCCAGGGATGGGGCACGTTCGCCCAGCTCAGCTCGTTGCCGGTGGCGGTGAACCCGCACGGCGGGTTCAACTGCTACTGGGCGATGCCGTTCCGTCGCTCGGCTCGGATCACGCTGGAGAACCTCAGCGACGAGGACGTGATCGTCTACTACCAGGTCGACTACACCCTCACCGAGGTCGGCGAGGACGTCGCCTACTTCCACGCCCAGTGGCGACGCAGCAACCCCCTCCCGTACGCCGAGGTGCACACGATCCTCGACGGGGTGGAGGGGGCCGGTCACTATGTCGGGACCTACCTCGCCTGGGGGGTCAACAGCACCGGCTGGTGGGGCGAGGGCGAGGTGAAGTTCTACCTCGACGGAGACGAGGAGTTCCCGACGATCTGCGGCACCGGCACCGAGGACTACTTCGGCGGCGCCTGGAACTTCGACGTGCCGGGGCAGGGATACACCGCGTTCACGACCCCGTTCCTCGGGTTGCACCAGATCATTCGGCCGGACGGCCTCTACCAGAGCCAGCAGCGGTTCGGCATGTACCGCTGGCACGTGCTCGACCCCATCCGGTTCAGCACCGACCTCCGCGTGACCGTGCAAGCACTGGGATGGCGGTCGGGCGGCCGCTACCTCCCCCTCCAGGACGACATCGCCTCGACCGCGTTCTGGTACAGCGACCAGACCTCCCACCCCGGCTGGGGTCCGATGGACCACGACACGCTGGAGATCTGCTGAGCGGCGGTCACGGTGTGCGCAGTGGCCAGGGCTGGGCTCGCCGTCACCGCCCGGGTGCGGCGGCCCGGCCCACCCGCTCACGGTGCGCCGCTGACGCGGCGGCGAGGGAGGCGGTGAAGTCCTCCGTCTCCTGCAGGTGCTGGTCCATGAGCACACCGGCGGCCTTCCGGGCCCTCCGCCGCACCGCGGCCATGATCTTCGTGTGGTACGCGATGGCGCGTTCGGCCAGCTCGGCGTTCTCCTCGACCGTGCGACGCCGCACGGTCCGGAGCGCGCCATCGATGGAATGGAAGAGGGTCAGGGCGAAGGTGTTGCCGGCGGCGCGGAGCAACGCGTCGTGGAAGTCGACGTCCGCGGAGCTGAAGGTATCCAGGTCCTTGCGCTCCCAGGCCTCCCGCATCGTGCGGACGGCGTCCTCCATGCGGGCCAGGTCGGCGGCGGTCCTGCGCACCGCGGCGAGCTCGGCGATGCCGCGTTCGACGATGCGGCGCAGCTCGGTGAGCTCATGGGCCAGTTCATACCCTTGCTCCAGCGACACGCGGGCGTTGAGGACGGTGCTGTCGAACGGCGCCCAGACCGTTGGGGGGTTGACGAACGTCCCCCTGCCCTGCTGGACGCGGAGCACGCCCCGCTGCCGCAGGTCCTTGATGGCCTCGCGTAGCGTCAACCGGCTCACTCCAGCGCGCTCGGCGAGGACCGGCTCTGGTGGAAGGCGGGTATCGGGGGGATACACGCCGGCCACGATCTCATCCAGCAGGCGTTCGGCCAGCTGATCGGCGAGGACGGCGCGATTCGCGGTGGCGAGGTCGGCGTCAGCGCGCCGGCTGCTCGACGTCGCGGTGCCGTTGGCGAGGTGCTCGGTCATCTCGACGTACGCCTTTCTGGGTGGCCAGCTCCGGACGAAATCCACGGCCAACAGGAAGGTTCAGAGTATGGCAGTCGGCTGGGCAGCTCGTCGGCACGGGCCGGGGCAGTACCATCGCCAAATCGAAACATCAGATGTCTGGAGGGTGGCGTAACCCCATGGACGCTCCGACGCTCGCCGAACACACGCTCCGGCTGCACGCCGACGACAACGTGGTCATCGCCATGCGGGACATCGAGCCGGGGACCTACCAGCTGCCCGGCGGTGGCACCCTCGACGTGACGGACGTGATACCCCGAGGGCACAAGCTGGCGGTCACGCCGGTCGCGGAGGGGCAGCCGGTGCGGAAGTACGGCCAGGTGATCGGCTTCGCTAAGGAGGCCATCGCGCCCGGCCGCCACGTCCACACCCACAACACAGCGTTCCAGATGTTCGACCGGGAGTACGAGTTCGGCGTCGACACCCGACCGACGCAGTACGTCCCGGAGACGGCGCGAGCCACGTTCCAGGGCATCGTCCGGCCGGACGGCCGCGCCGCGACCCGGAACTACATCGGCATCCTCACGACCGTCAACTGCTCGGCGACCGCGGCGAAGCTGATCGCGGAGCGGTTCCGGTGGGACGCCCTCGACGACTACCCGAACGTGGACGGGGTCGTCGCGCTCACCCATGGGACCGGCTGCGGCATGGCGGGGCCGGGCAGCGAGTCCTTCGAGGTCCTGCGGCGCACGCTCACCGGTTACGCCAACCACCCGAACTTCGCCGGCTTCCTCGTGCTCGGACTCGGCTGCGAGGTCAACCAGGTCTCGACGCTCGTCGAGCACTGGCAGATCCCCGAGCACAAGATCACGGTACCGATGACCATCCAGGAGCTTGGCGGCACGCGCAAGACGGTCGCGGAAGGCGTGGCCCGCATCAAGGAGATGCTGCCCGACGTCAACAAGGTGACGCGGGAGACGGTGCCGGCGAGCGAGCTGATCCTGGCGATGGAGTGCGGCGGATCCGACGCCTACTCCGGCATCACCGCCAACCCGGCGCTCGGCGCCGCCGCCGACCTGCTCGTCCAGCACGGCGGGACGGCCGTCTTCGGCGAGACGCCGGAGATCTACGGCGCGGAGCACCTCCTCGCTCGGCGCGCAGTGAGTCGAGAGGTAGGCGAGAAGCTCATCGCCCGCATCCGCTGGTGGGAGGAGTACACCGCCAAGCACGGCGGCTCCATGGACAACAACCCCTCGCCCGGCAACAAGGCGGGTGGCCTCACCACGATTCTCGAGAAGTCGCTCGGCGCCGCCGCCAAGGGCGGGACGACCAACCTCGTCGACGTGGTCGAGTTCGCCGAGCCCGTCACCGCGAAGGGCCTGGTCTTCATGGACACCCCCGGCTACGACCCGGTCAACGCGACCGGCATGGTGGCGGGCGGTGCGCAGGTGCTCTGCTTCACCACGGGACGGGGTTCGGCGTTCGGCTGCAAGCCGACGCCGTCGATCAAGCTGGCGACCAACACGCCCGTCTACGAGCGCATGATCGACGACATGGACTACAACTGCGGGCTCATCGCGGACGGCGGCATGTCGGTCGAGGAGGCTGGGCGGGAGATCTTTGAGCTGGTGCTCCGGGTGGCGTCCGGCGCCAAGACGAAGAGCGAGGAGCTTGGCTACGGTGACGAGGAGTTCGTGCCATGGCAGCTGGGCGCGGTGATGTGACGACGGCGACCGTGCCGCCGGGACAGCCGACGGCGGCGTCCGCGGCGTGCGCGCCGAGCCTGGGGCCCTTCGAGCGGGTCCGCGGGCTGACGGCCAAGGCCCCGCTGCCGCGTCTGCTGCCGGTGCGTCAGCGCTACGACGCCCCTGTCGAGCCGGACGTCGTCGCGGCCACCCGCCGGGAGCTGGAGTCGCTGCGTGGCCGGATCCAACCCGGCGCCCACATCGCGGTCACGGCAGGTAGTCGGGGAATCCGGGATGTCGCGGTCGTCATCAAGGCGGCGTGCGACTGGCTGAAGGAACTCGGCGCCGAGCCATTCATCGTGCCGGCGATGGGCTCGCACGGTGGCGCGACCGCCGACGGGCAGCGGGCGGTCTTGGCGTCGTACGGCGTGACCGAGGAGCGGATGGGCGTGCCCATCCGCGCGACCATGGACACCGTGGTGCTGGGTCGGGTTCCCGACGGCCCACCCGTCCACCTCGACGCGTACGCCGCCCAGGCGGACGGGATCCTGCTCGTCAACCGGGTCAAGCCGCACACCGACTTCCACGGCGAGGTGGAGAGCGGCCTCGCCAAGATCGCCGCGATCGGGCTCGGCAAGCAGCGCGGCGCGGAGGCCATCCACGCCTACGGTTCCCCGAACCTGCCCCGGTGGGTGCCTCTCGTGGCGCGGCGCATCGTCGAGAGTGGCCGCGTCCTGGGTGGGCTGGCCATCCTGGAGAACGCGTACGAGCGAACGGCACGGGTCGCGTTCGTCGAGCCGGACGGCGTCGCGGGAGCCGCGGAGGCGGCGCTGCTGGGCGAGGCGCGCCAGCTGCTCGGTCGACTCCCGTTCGACGACCTCGACGTCCTGATCGTCGACGAGCTGGGCAAGGACAAGTCCGGCTCGGGCATGGACACCAACGTCATCGGACGGATGTGGATCGAGGGCGTCCCAGAGCCGGAGCGTCCGCGCGTCACCAACATCACCGTCCACGCGATCAGCGAGGCGTCCCACGGGAACGCCGTGGGGGTGGGTCTGGCCGACTTCATCCCCTTCCGCGTCCTCGAGCAGATCGACCTCCACGCCCTCTACGTCAACGCGATGACGTCCGGGATCGGCGGCGTCCGCAGGGCCAAGCTGCCGATCGCGCTGCCCACGGATCGCGACGCGGTGGCCGCCGCGATCGCCATGTGCGGGCGGCCCGACGTGGAGAACGTGCGACTGGTGCGGATCCACGACACGCTCGACACGGTGTCACTGCTCGTGTCGGAGAGCTTGCGGGCGGAGGTCGAGGCGCATCCGCGGCTGGAGGTGACCGGAGACCCGGTACCGTTCGAGTGCAGCGCGGAGGGGGATCTGCCGGCGTGGCCGTAGCCACGTGCTCAGGTGACCGGTGGGTTGGGGACGATCCAGCCGGGGTGAACCGGTCGGCGGGTCCTTCCGTGTGACAGGTCGAACCGACCATCACACAGGAGACGCCACGCACTCAGGAGAGCCACGTGGACTACACCAAGCCGCAGCCCGTGCCTGCGTCCGACATCTCCGGCGAGACCACCGGTGACCATGGCCGGTCGTCGACCACCGACCTGAGCCGGCGCCGGGTGCTGGGAGGCGTCGCGTTGACCGGGGCCGCCCTCCCGATCCTGGCCGCCTGCGGCGGCGGGCCGGAGCCGTTGCCGGACAATGACGACACCGGGTCGGACGATGGCACGGCGGCTGAGACGCCGGAGGCCGCCGCGTCCGAAGAGACGGAGACCGGCGAGCCGGGGGCTGGAGACCAGGGTCGGCAGGGCTCCACCGGTCAAGCCCTGGCCAAGACCTCGGAGATCCCGGTCAACGGCGGCAAGGTCTATCCCGAGCAGCAGGTGGTCGTCGTCCAGCCGGAGGCCGGCAGCTTCAAGGCGTACAGCGCCGTCTGCACCCACCAGCAGTGCACCGTCACCGCCGTCCAAGACGGCTCGATCATCTGCCCCTGCCACCAGACCCGGTTCAGCGTCGCCGACGGCAGCGTGCAGTCCGGTCCCGCGCCGGAGCCACTGCCCGCGCGGGCCATCACGGTCGACGGCGACACGATCATCCTGGCCTGACGCGAGAGTGATCTTGCGCACGACGTGATCAGCCAGTGCGGGGCGGGAGGCCGACACGCGGGTGAGTCGCCTACCCTCGGATAAGTGGCAGATCCCGCGACCTACCGCCCCGCACCCGGGTCCGTCCCGGACGCACCCGGCGTCTACCGCTTCTCGGACGAGTCCGGGCGAGTGATCTATGTCGGAAAGGCGAAGAGCCTCAGGTCGCGGCTCGCGTCGTACTTCCAAGACCTCGCCTCCCTCAACCCGCGCACTCAGGCGATGGTCCAGTCGGCCGCCAAGGTCGAGTGGACGGTGGTCAACAACGAGGTCGAGGCGCTGCAGCTGGAGTACTCCTGGATCAAGGAGTTCGACCCACGGTTCAACGTCAAGTACCGCGACGACAAGAGCTACCCGTGGCTCGCGGTCACGCTCAATGAGGAGTACCCACGGCTGCAGGTGATGCGCGGGCCGAAGAAGCGGGGCGTCCGCTACTTCGGCCCGTACGTCCACGCCTGGGCGATCCGGGAGACGCTCGACCTGCTGCTGCGGGTGTTCCCGGCGCGGACCTGCTCCAACGGCGTCTTCAAGCGGTCGCAGCAGATCGGCCGGCCGTGCCTCCTCGGGTACATCGGCAAGTGCTCCGCTCCCTGCGTCGGCCGGGTCTCGGCCGAGGAGCACCGCCGGATCGTCGAGGACTTCTGCGACTTCATGTCTGGCCGCTCCGCCCCGTACGTCAAGCGGCTGGAGCGGGAGATGAAGCAGGCGGCCGCGGAGCTGGACTTCGAGCGGGCCGCGCGGTTGCGTGACGACCTCAAGGCGTTGGAGCGCGCCCTGGAGAAGAACGCCGTCGTCCTCCCCGACGGTACCGACGCCGACGTGATCGCGTTGGCGGAGGACCAGCTCGAAGTCGCCGTCCAGGTGTTCCACGTGCGCGGCGGTCGGATCCGCGGCCAGCGCGGCTGGGTCGCCGACAAGACCAGCGACGCCGGAACCGGCGACCTGGTGGAGAGTCTGCTCACCCAGCTCTACGGCACGGAGTCCGGCGAGGGAGTCCCGAAGGAGGTGCTGGTCCCGGCCTTGCCGGCCGATGCGGAGGCGCTCGCGCAGTGGCTGAGCGAGCGTCGCGGCTCCCGGGTGGATGTGCGGATTCCTCGACGCGGCGACAAGCGGGCCTTGCTCGAGACGGTCGCGCGCAACGCGGCCGAGGCGCTCGCCCTGCACAAGACCAAGCGGGCCAGTGATCTGACCACTCGAAGCCGGGCCTTGGAGGAGATCAGGGACGCTCTCGGGCTGGACGAGGCGCCCCTGCGGATCGAGTGCTACGACGTGTCGAACCTGCAGGGTTCGAACGTCGTCGCGTCGATGGTGGTCTTCGAGGACGGGCTGCCTCGCAAGAGCGACTACCGGCGCTTCACCATCCGCAGCCGGGGTCGGGGCGACAGCGCCAATGACGTCGCGGCGATCCACGAGGTGATCACCCGGCGGTTCCAACGCTACTTGGCCGAGCGCTCACAGACCGGCGAAGTCGCCGCGGGGCAGCGGCCCGACGGCGGGGGAGGCGAGCCTGACGCGTCCGCTGTGCCCGCCCCCGGTGAGGGCTCGCCCACCGTCAGCTCGCTCATCGACCCGGAGACCGGGCGCCAACGCAAGTTCGCCTACACACCGGGCTTGGTACTCGTCGACGGTGGACCGCCACAGGTAGCCGCCGCCAAACGCGCGCTCGACGAGCTGGGCATCGACGATATTCCGGTCGCGGGTCTGGCCAAGCGGCTGGAGGAGGTGTGGCTCCCTGGGGCGGAGGATCCGGTCATCCTGCCGCGTACGAGCGAAGGGCTGTACCTGCTCCAGCGAGTGCGTGACGAGGCTCACCGCTTCGCGATAACGTTCCACCGCCAGAAGCGGTCGAAGTCGATGGTCGAAAGCGCGCTCGACGGCATCAGCGGTTTGGGGGAGACCCGGCGCAAGGCGCTCTTGCGGGCGTTCGGCTCTCTCAAACGTCTGCGGTCGGCCTCCGTGGAAGAGATCGCCCAGGTCCCCGGGATCGGAACCCGAACGGCGCAGGCGGTGGTCGAGGCGTTGCGGCAACGCGCCGAGACGCGCCCCGCGGTCAACACCGCCACGGGTGAGATCGTCGACGACGGGTCCGCCGGACCATCGGACGATGGCGAGCCATCGGACGACGGCGGCGGCCCGAGCCCGAACATCCCGCAGCGACAGGAAGTCACCAATGGCGAGGCGCCCACCTGAGCTGGTGCTCGTCTCCGGCATGTCCGGGGCGGGCCGAAGTACCGCCGCCGATGTCCTCGAGGACCTCGGCTGGTTCGTCGTCGACAACCTCCCTCCAGAGTTGCTCCCCACCGTGGTGAAGCTGCTCGCCGAGGGGCAGCGCGCGGTCGCCAAGGTCGCCGTCGTGATCGACGTGCGGTCCGGCTCCTTCTTCGCCGCCTTGCAGGGATCGCTCAGGGCGCTCCGCGCTCGCGGGGTGCGACCCACGCTGCTGTTCCTTGAGGCGAGCGACGAGGTTCTCGTCCGTCGCTACGAGAGCGTGCGGCGCCCCCACCCGCTCCAAGGCGACGGGCGGGTCCTGGACGGCATCGTCGCCGAGCGTGAGGCGCTGCGCGAGCTGCGTGCCGTCGCCGACCTGGTGATCGACACCTCGAACCTCAACGTCCATCAGCTCACGGCCAAGATCGTCAACGCCTTCGGTGATCCGGACGACCAGGCCCTGCACGCCACGGTCGTCTCGTTCGGGTACAAATACGGCATACCGGTCGACGCGGACCACGTGGTCGACTGCCGGTTTCTCCCCAACCCCTACTGGCAGCCTGAGCTGCGCGGACAGACCGGTCTCGATCCAGATGTCCGCGAGTACGTGCTCAAGCAGGACGACGCCCTGCCGTTCCTCGACCGGTACGAGGCGTTGGTGACCTCCTTGGCACGTGGCTACCTGCGCG contains the following coding sequences:
- a CDS encoding glycoside hydrolase family 172 protein, translated to MNALGGLGSGLVNGLADLARVSTAVTRSISAENPTGEKGRGGAATEGTGAHAARDLGRGWKVSPSIRIEGGTTATLAEIQGPGAIQHIWLTTHTVNWRRLVLRFFWEDDPRPAVEVPVGDFFGQGWGTFAQLSSLPVAVNPHGGFNCYWAMPFRRSARITLENLSDEDVIVYYQVDYTLTEVGEDVAYFHAQWRRSNPLPYAEVHTILDGVEGAGHYVGTYLAWGVNSTGWWGEGEVKFYLDGDEEFPTICGTGTEDYFGGAWNFDVPGQGYTAFTTPFLGLHQIIRPDGLYQSQQRFGMYRWHVLDPIRFSTDLRVTVQALGWRSGGRYLPLQDDIASTAFWYSDQTSHPGWGPMDHDTLEIC
- a CDS encoding FadR/GntR family transcriptional regulator; the protein is MTEHLANGTATSSSRRADADLATANRAVLADQLAERLLDEIVAGVYPPDTRLPPEPVLAERAGVSRLTLREAIKDLRQRGVLRVQQGRGTFVNPPTVWAPFDSTVLNARVSLEQGYELAHELTELRRIVERGIAELAAVRRTAADLARMEDAVRTMREAWERKDLDTFSSADVDFHDALLRAAGNTFALTLFHSIDGALRTVRRRTVEENAELAERAIAYHTKIMAAVRRRARKAAGVLMDQHLQETEDFTASLAAASAAHRERVGRAAAPGR
- a CDS encoding UxaA family hydrolase, with protein sequence MDAPTLAEHTLRLHADDNVVIAMRDIEPGTYQLPGGGTLDVTDVIPRGHKLAVTPVAEGQPVRKYGQVIGFAKEAIAPGRHVHTHNTAFQMFDREYEFGVDTRPTQYVPETARATFQGIVRPDGRAATRNYIGILTTVNCSATAAKLIAERFRWDALDDYPNVDGVVALTHGTGCGMAGPGSESFEVLRRTLTGYANHPNFAGFLVLGLGCEVNQVSTLVEHWQIPEHKITVPMTIQELGGTRKTVAEGVARIKEMLPDVNKVTRETVPASELILAMECGGSDAYSGITANPALGAAADLLVQHGGTAVFGETPEIYGAEHLLARRAVSREVGEKLIARIRWWEEYTAKHGGSMDNNPSPGNKAGGLTTILEKSLGAAAKGGTTNLVDVVEFAEPVTAKGLVFMDTPGYDPVNATGMVAGGAQVLCFTTGRGSAFGCKPTPSIKLATNTPVYERMIDDMDYNCGLIADGGMSVEEAGREIFELVLRVASGAKTKSEELGYGDEEFVPWQLGAVM
- a CDS encoding DUF2088 domain-containing protein gives rise to the protein MAAGRGDVTTATVPPGQPTAASAACAPSLGPFERVRGLTAKAPLPRLLPVRQRYDAPVEPDVVAATRRELESLRGRIQPGAHIAVTAGSRGIRDVAVVIKAACDWLKELGAEPFIVPAMGSHGGATADGQRAVLASYGVTEERMGVPIRATMDTVVLGRVPDGPPVHLDAYAAQADGILLVNRVKPHTDFHGEVESGLAKIAAIGLGKQRGAEAIHAYGSPNLPRWVPLVARRIVESGRVLGGLAILENAYERTARVAFVEPDGVAGAAEAALLGEARQLLGRLPFDDLDVLIVDELGKDKSGSGMDTNVIGRMWIEGVPEPERPRVTNITVHAISEASHGNAVGVGLADFIPFRVLEQIDLHALYVNAMTSGIGGVRRAKLPIALPTDRDAVAAAIAMCGRPDVENVRLVRIHDTLDTVSLLVSESLRAEVEAHPRLEVTGDPVPFECSAEGDLPAWP
- a CDS encoding Rieske (2Fe-2S) protein; translation: MDYTKPQPVPASDISGETTGDHGRSSTTDLSRRRVLGGVALTGAALPILAACGGGPEPLPDNDDTGSDDGTAAETPEAAASEETETGEPGAGDQGRQGSTGQALAKTSEIPVNGGKVYPEQQVVVVQPEAGSFKAYSAVCTHQQCTVTAVQDGSIICPCHQTRFSVADGSVQSGPAPEPLPARAITVDGDTIILA
- the uvrC gene encoding excinuclease ABC subunit UvrC produces the protein MADPATYRPAPGSVPDAPGVYRFSDESGRVIYVGKAKSLRSRLASYFQDLASLNPRTQAMVQSAAKVEWTVVNNEVEALQLEYSWIKEFDPRFNVKYRDDKSYPWLAVTLNEEYPRLQVMRGPKKRGVRYFGPYVHAWAIRETLDLLLRVFPARTCSNGVFKRSQQIGRPCLLGYIGKCSAPCVGRVSAEEHRRIVEDFCDFMSGRSAPYVKRLEREMKQAAAELDFERAARLRDDLKALERALEKNAVVLPDGTDADVIALAEDQLEVAVQVFHVRGGRIRGQRGWVADKTSDAGTGDLVESLLTQLYGTESGEGVPKEVLVPALPADAEALAQWLSERRGSRVDVRIPRRGDKRALLETVARNAAEALALHKTKRASDLTTRSRALEEIRDALGLDEAPLRIECYDVSNLQGSNVVASMVVFEDGLPRKSDYRRFTIRSRGRGDSANDVAAIHEVITRRFQRYLAERSQTGEVAAGQRPDGGGGEPDASAVPAPGEGSPTVSSLIDPETGRQRKFAYTPGLVLVDGGPPQVAAAKRALDELGIDDIPVAGLAKRLEEVWLPGAEDPVILPRTSEGLYLLQRVRDEAHRFAITFHRQKRSKSMVESALDGISGLGETRRKALLRAFGSLKRLRSASVEEIAQVPGIGTRTAQAVVEALRQRAETRPAVNTATGEIVDDGSAGPSDDGEPSDDGGGPSPNIPQRQEVTNGEAPT
- the rapZ gene encoding RNase adapter RapZ, with the protein product MARRPPELVLVSGMSGAGRSTAADVLEDLGWFVVDNLPPELLPTVVKLLAEGQRAVAKVAVVIDVRSGSFFAALQGSLRALRARGVRPTLLFLEASDEVLVRRYESVRRPHPLQGDGRVLDGIVAEREALRELRAVADLVIDTSNLNVHQLTAKIVNAFGDPDDQALHATVVSFGYKYGIPVDADHVVDCRFLPNPYWQPELRGQTGLDPDVREYVLKQDDALPFLDRYEALVTSLARGYLREGKRFVTIAVGCTGGKHRSVAMAEELGTRLRAHGIGTLVLHRDLGRE